The following proteins are encoded in a genomic region of Saccharopolyspora antimicrobica:
- the pgsA gene encoding CDP-diacylglycerol--glycerol-3-phosphate 3-phosphatidyltransferase, which yields MTADGAASNPQAVRPEPVPLVNIANILTVSRLALVPVFLVALFWDGGHDDLWRWIATGVFAVASITDRIDGDLARRRGLVTDFGKIADPIADKALTGAALIGLSVLGDLGWWVTWVIIGRELAITLLRFWVIRHGVIAASYGGKIKTLLQALAIGLYLMPLGAWADLPRWVLMGAAVLVTVGTGLDYVVRAIRLRAAGRTKADA from the coding sequence ATGACGGCCGATGGCGCGGCATCCAACCCGCAGGCGGTGCGGCCCGAGCCGGTACCGCTGGTCAACATCGCCAACATCCTGACCGTGTCCCGGCTCGCGCTGGTGCCGGTGTTCCTGGTCGCGCTGTTCTGGGACGGCGGGCACGACGACCTGTGGCGCTGGATCGCCACCGGGGTGTTCGCGGTCGCCTCCATCACCGACCGCATCGACGGTGACCTGGCGCGCCGCCGCGGCCTGGTCACCGACTTCGGCAAGATCGCCGACCCGATCGCGGACAAGGCGCTCACCGGCGCCGCGCTGATCGGCCTCAGCGTGCTCGGCGACCTCGGCTGGTGGGTCACCTGGGTGATCATCGGCCGCGAGCTGGCCATCACGCTGCTGCGCTTCTGGGTGATCCGGCACGGCGTGATCGCGGCCAGCTACGGCGGGAAGATCAAGACGCTGCTGCAGGCGCTGGCCATCGGCCTCTACCTGATGCCCCTCGGCGCCTGGGCCGACCTGCCGCGCTGGGTGCTGATGGGCGCGGCGGTGCTGGTCACCGTCGGCACCGGGCTCGACTACGTGGTCCGGGCGATCCGGCTGCGCGCCGCGGGACGGACCAAGGCCGACGCATGA
- a CDS encoding CinA family protein has protein sequence MILEPVGLPFSQVADLLDVLRKRGETVATAESLTAGLVAAALTDVPGASDVVRGGLVVYATDLKAELAGVDSELLAECGAVHPRVAEMLADGARTRCRADWGIGLTGVAGPDPQDGVAPGTVHLGFAGPGGAAVHSVRLPGDRHGVRAAAVRVALEHFADLLR, from the coding sequence ATGATCCTGGAACCGGTCGGTCTGCCGTTCTCGCAGGTGGCGGACCTGCTCGACGTCCTGCGCAAGCGCGGCGAGACGGTCGCCACCGCGGAATCGCTGACCGCTGGGCTGGTGGCCGCAGCGCTGACCGACGTGCCCGGAGCCAGCGACGTGGTGCGCGGCGGACTCGTCGTCTACGCCACCGACCTCAAGGCCGAGCTGGCCGGCGTCGACTCCGAACTGCTCGCCGAGTGCGGCGCGGTGCACCCGCGGGTCGCGGAGATGCTCGCCGACGGCGCGCGCACCAGGTGCCGGGCGGACTGGGGCATCGGGCTGACCGGCGTGGCGGGGCCGGATCCGCAGGACGGCGTGGCACCCGGCACCGTGCACCTCGGGTTCGCCGGGCCGGGCGGCGCGGCGGTGCACTCGGTGCGCCTGCCGGGTGATCGACACGGCGTGCGGGCTGCGGCCGTTCGGGTGGCGCTGGAACACTTCGCGGATCTGCTGCGTTGA